In a single window of the Papaver somniferum cultivar HN1 chromosome 8, ASM357369v1, whole genome shotgun sequence genome:
- the LOC113303385 gene encoding cationic amino acid transporter 6, chloroplastic-like — protein sequence MSTTPTQFSSSSCFSSSQNIFLNYVYSLSQTPHKLRKRMLATWTPDEELNQVRLRSGSDMKRKLKWHDLIALGVGGMLGAGVFVTTGQVAHKVSGPAVFISYIIAGVSALLSSLCYTEFSVNIPVAGGAFSYLRVTFGEFVGYFAGLSILMEYVLSNAAVARSFTEYLCRTVGVDPNSWRVEVDGLTEGYNNLDFPAVALILVLTLCLCHSTKESSILNLIMTVFHVIFFCLIVIAGFYNGSAKNLIKPKGLTPFGVKGVLDGSAIVYFSYIGYDSVSTTAEEIKNPSKSLPIGIIGSVAIVSVLYCLMALALCVLVPYNEISDTASFAFAFEKMAGWKWAGNIVGAGACLGIVASLLVAMLGQARYLCVIGRARLVPVWLAKVHPSTGTPMNATVFLGVCTATIALFTELRIVLEMISIGTLLVLYLVANALVYRRYVDTNNVCNSLSTLVFLLLLSSSAIGFSMSWKLREEWWSLTLFGSASIIITAFFYYKVPSVYRPSIWSVPLMPWNIFLMTSLNKRSFQRFGIWAGVIILFYIFYGVHSTYSEEERDQARVSSHYQVSPPSSSSIQQESKVDLQLV from the exons ATGTCAACAACACCAAcacaattttcatcttcttcttgtttctcTTCATCTCAGAACATATTTCTCAACTATGTGTACTCTTTATCTCAAACACCACATAAACTGAGAAAAAGAATGTTAGCTACATGGACACCAGATGAAGAACTAAATCAAGTTAGGTTGAGATCAGGTTCAGACATGAAAAGAAAACTTAAATGGCATGATTTAATAGCTCTTGGTGTTGGTGGTATGCTTGGTGCTGGTGTTTTTGTTACAACAGGACAAGTAGCTCATAAAGTTTCAGGTCCTGCAGTCTTCATTTCGTATATTATCGCTGGCGTTTccgctcttctttcttctttatgttACACCGAATTCTCCGTTAATATACCTGTTGCTGGTGGTGCCTTCAGCTATCTAAGAGTAACTTTTG GTGAATTTGTGGGTTATTTTGCTGGATTAAGTATCCTAATGGAATACGTGTTATCTAACGCTGCTGTTGCTCGAAGTTTTACGGAGTATCTTTGTAGAACAGTAGGCGTAGACCCGAATTCCTGGAGAGTTGAAGTAGATGGTTTGACAGAAGGTTATAATAACTTGGACTTCCCAGCTGTTGCTCTTATACTTGTCCTTACTCTATGTCTTTGTCATAG TACAAAGGAGAGTTCTATACTGAACTTGATCATGACAGTATTCCATGTTATCTTTTTCTGTTTGATTGTAATTGCTGGTTTTTACAATGGAAGTGCTAAAAACTTGATAAAACCGAAAGGATTGACTCCGTTCGGCGTTAAAGGTGTTCTTGATGGATCAGCTATTGTGTACTTTAGCTATATTGGTTATGACTCCGTTTCGACCACCGCGGAAGAAATCAAGAACCCATCAAAGAGCCTTCCTATAGGCATCATAGGGTCTGTAGCCATTGTTTCGGTGCTCTACTGTTTGATGGCGTTGGCCTTATGCGTGTTGGTTCCATATAATGAG ATATCCGATACAGCATCATTTGCTTTCGCTTTCGAAAAGATGGCTGGATGGAAATGGGCGGGTAACATTGTCGGAGCTGGTGCATGTTTAGGGATTGTAGCATCACTTCTAGTTGCTATGTTAGGTCAAGCTAGATACTTATGTGTGATAGGACGAGCTCGGCTTGTTCCTGTTTGGTTAGCTAAGGTTCATCCTTCTACCGGCACTCCTATGAATGCCACTGTCTTCTTGG GGGTATGCACAGCAACAATTGCACTCTTCACAGAACTCCGCATAGTACTTGAAATGATCTCCATCGGAACCCTACTCGTCTTATATCTCGTAGCTAATGCATTAGTATATCGAAGATATGTTGACACAAACAACGTGTGTAACTCACTTTCTACACTAGTCTTCCTATTGCTCCTGTCATCAAGTGCCATAGGCTTTTCTATGTCATGGAAACTGAGAGAAGAATGGTGGAGTTTAACTTTATTTGGTAGTGCCTCTATCATAATCACCGCCTTTTTCTATTACAAGGTTCCTAGCGTTTACCGTCCATCAATATGGTCAGTACCATTAATGCCTTGGAATATTTTTCTTATGACTTCCCTTAATAAGAGGTCTTTCCAAAGATTTGGAATATGGGCCGGTGTAATTATCTTGTTCTACATATTCTATGGTGTCCATTCAACATATAGTGAAGAAGAAAGAGATCAAGCTAGGGTTAGTAGTCATTATCAAGTGAGCCCACCATCAAGTTCTTCAATTCAACAAGAAAGTAAGGTAGATTTGCAATTGGTTTAG